The Heptranchias perlo isolate sHepPer1 unplaced genomic scaffold, sHepPer1.hap1 HAP1_SCAFFOLD_628, whole genome shotgun sequence genome contains the following window.
GCAATGTCTCCTGTGAAGGTTGTACCTCTTGGCAGCAGTCAACGAGTTGGGAGAGTTGAAGCTGAGAAACTATGGTTTATATATTGTGGGGCAGAAATCCATCTCGAGCGGAAGCGTGAAACGGGCAGTATGGCCAACggaacccaatatcgggccgggtgtataacgggcagtatGGCCAACggaacccaatatcgggccgggtgtataacgggcagtatggccaatggaacccaatatcgggccgggtgtataacgggcagtatggccaatggaacccaatatcgggccgggcgtataacgggcagTATAGCCAACGGAACCCAATATCGGgccaggtgtataacgggcagtaaagccaatggaacccaatatcaggccgggtgtataacgggcgggatagccaatggaacccaatatcaggccgggtgtataacgggcagtaaagccaatggaacccaatatcaggccgggtgtataacgggcggtatgGCCAACGGAACCCAATATCGggtcgggtgtataacgggcggtatagccaatggaacccaatatcaggccgggtgtataacgggcagtaaagccaatggaacccaatatcaggccgggtgtataacaggcggtatGGCCAACggaacccaatatcgggccgggtgtataacgggcggtatgGCCAACGGAACCCAATATCAggccgggtgtaaaacgggcggtatAGCCAAGGAAACCCAATATctggccgggtgtataacgggcggtatagCCAAGggaacccaatatcgggccgggtgtataacgggtggaatAGCCAAAggaacccaatatcgggccgggcgtataacgggcagTATAGCCAAGGGAACCCAATATCAggccgggcgtataacgggcggtatagccaatggaacccaatatcgggccgggcgtataacgggcggtatagccaatggaacccaatatcgggccgggcgtataacgggcggtatagccaatggaacccaatatcgggccgggcgtataacgggtggctgatgcGCTGCCGCCCAAGTTGGATTTCTACTCCTGCGTCTGGTGACGTTTCAGGAGACGAGGTGAAGTCCTTCTCACACGCCCAGCATTTGGAGAGCTCCTCCCCTCAGAGGGCGCGCCGATCCCGCGAGAGGTCGGAGGGGTAACCGAGTGACCGGaggcgggtgggggaggggtcgaaCCGGACCTCGCCGCACGGCGCCGGAACAGCTGCGACCGCCGGCTGAAGGCCAGCCGAGGCCACTCTGAGTGGATGCGCTCGTGGACCAGGAGGGCCGTCGAGCGGAGGAAGGCCTTCCCGCACATCGAGCACTTGTAGGCCTTGTCCCTGCTGTGCAGGCGCTGGTGGTTCAGGAAGCTGTAGGCGCGGGCGAAGGCCTGGTCGCACAGCGTGCACTTGTAGGGCCGCTCGCCGGTGTGGACGCGCCGGTGGACGGTGAGGCTGTACGGCCGGGAGAAGCTCTTCCCGCACACCGAGCACAGGTGCTGCTTCggtgggcggggggaggaagaggaggaaggtgaAGGGTCCCCGTTGGGACCAGGGGTCTTCGCCTGGGCCGGAGATCTGTCGGAGCTTTCCCCGGAGTGGCAGCACCTGTGCGTGGAGAAGGGTGACAGGTGGCTGTACATCTTGGCGCAAATGGGGCACTTGTAGATCTTCATGCCGGTGTGGACCCGCTGGTGCATCAGTAGCGAGGAGGAGCGGACGAAGCTCATGGGGCAGGCCAAGCAGCGGTAGGGCTTCTCCCTCATGTGGATGCGCTGGTGGACCAGCTGGTCGGAGGAGCGGGCAAAGGCCTTGTGGCACACCGGGCAGGCGAAGGGCTTCTCGCCAGTGTGGAGACGCTGGTGCTGGCGCATGGCGTAGAGCCAGGCGAAGGCCTTGTGGCACACGGGGCAGGTGAAGGGCTTGTCACCGGAGTGTACCCGCTGGTGCTGGCGCAGGCCGGAGGGCTGGGCAAAGGCCTTGCCGCAGGTCGGGCACTGGAACTGCTTCTGCCCCAGGTGGATGTAGCGGTGGATCTTGAGGTTGGAGGGGCGGCTGAACATCTTCCCGCAGTCGGGACACTGCACCCTCTTGTCCCCCCGGGGGGCGCGCTCGCCCCCTGGCAGGTCGGAGGGCGGGGAAACAGCGGTTTGCGGATCCATTCTCCCTCCTGCCCTTGCGACGAGGAACAAGACTCCGCACtttggggggaggcgagggtggaaAATGAGCAACAGGAGACTCCGCACAAAGGACGAGGCAGCGAGGGCAGTGGATCTCAGGCAAAGCACGCTGCCCAAATCCTAGGCACGAAAGAGCCCCTCCTTCGGATGCATTTCCCTTGCTGAAGATCAGAGGAGGACGAGTTCAACAGGACAactcaattgccaggcaatgccaATGCTCCACCCCCCCACACTGGGTCCGGGCTAGTTGGACAAGGCAGGAGAACGTCTCTTCGTTGTCAACAGCTGTCCCTCTCCAAATCCAACCAATGCCGACACCTTGCACGGACTGTCTCGGAGAACGGGTGGCTTTTCCATCCCACCCCTCACCAAGGGGGCTCAGCTGGGTCCTTCGACTCCTCGAGTCTCCTCCAAAACTGAGAAACAAATGAAACAAAtgaacactttaggaaggatgtcaaggccttggagagggcgcagaggaggtttgacgagaatggtaccagggatgcggggctGTCCAgaggttggggttgttctcctcagggcagagaaggtgaaggggagatttggtggaggtgttcaaaattatgcagggttttgatcgagcaaataaggagaaaccgtttccactggcagaagggtcgcaggtttaagataactggcaaaagaaccaggggcgacatgaggaaatatattttcatgcagcgagttgttctgatctgcaatgcactgcctgaaagggtggtggaagcagattgcttttcaaaagggaattggataaatacatgaagggggaaatttgcaggggaatgggactaattggatagctctttcaaagagccagtacaggcacgatgggatatTGATGGGTAAGTCACACCCCCGTGTACGgtgcccggggagaactcccctgctcttcttcgaaatagtgccgtggaatcttttacgttcaactgagagcgcagacggggtctcggattaatgcctcatctgaaacacagcacctccgacaatgcagcactccctcagtactgcccctccgacaatgcagcgctccctcagtactgcccctccgacaatgcagcactccctcagtactgcccctccgacagtgcagcactccctcagtcctgcccctccgacagtgcagtgctccctcagtcctgcccctcccacagtgcagcactccctcagtactgcccctccgacagagcagtgctccctcagtactgcccctcccacagtgcagcgctccctcagtactgtccctccgacagtgcagcgctccctcagtcctgcccctccgacagtgcagcactccctcagtactgcccctcccacagtgcagcgctccctcagtactgcccctcccacagtgcagcgctccctcagtactgcccctccgacagtacagcactccctcagtactgcccctcccacagtgcagcgctccctcagtcctgcactggagtgtgagccagGATTATCtggtcaagtgtctggagtgggagttgaactgaTAACCTCGGACTCAGGTGTGAGTGCGCTCCCCACAGAGAGACGGCTTCATCAAAGCGATTCTGGACTCTGTGTCCACCACTGGTTTTGAAAAGGGGATTTCTtaataactcgctgcatgaaaaaagTCCCTTTATTCTTTTCTGATTGATATTAAGTTTGCGCCCATTTTTCTGAACTCTAAAATTTAAGTTTCTCTCATCTCTCCTCCGAGCTCATCCCATTCAGACCAGGATCGGTCTCTTTGTAGCTTTTAATGCAACTTTATCTTGGCTGTgatctcacccactccctccccctgccttccttcactctctcactctctcacacacact
Protein-coding sequences here:
- the LOC137317660 gene encoding zinc finger protein ZFP2-like, with the translated sequence MDPQTAVSPPSDLPGGERAPRGDKRVQCPDCGKMFSRPSNLKIHRYIHLGQKQFQCPTCGKAFAQPSGLRQHQRVHSGDKPFTCPVCHKAFAWLYAMRQHQRLHTGEKPFACPVCHKAFARSSDQLVHQRIHMREKPYRCLACPMSFVRSSSLLMHQRVHTGMKIYKCPICAKMYSHLSPFSTHRCCHSGESSDRSPAQAKTPGPNGDPSPSSSSSPRPPKQHLCSVCGKSFSRPYSLTVHRRVHTGERPYKCTLCDQAFARAYSFLNHQRLHSRDKAYKCSMCGKAFLRSTALLVHERIHSEWPRLAFSRRSQLFRRRAARSGSTPPPPASGHSVTPPTSRGIGAPSEGRSSPNAGRVRRTSPRLLKRHQTQE